In the Euphorbia lathyris chromosome 5, ddEupLath1.1, whole genome shotgun sequence genome, one interval contains:
- the LOC136231258 gene encoding proteasome subunit beta type-5: MKLDTSRFESVTPFGASSELDDGFSTAPSFELPVTTDFDGFQKEAVQMVKPAKGTTTLAFIFKDGIMVAADSRASMGGYISSQSVKKIIEINPYMLGTMAGGAADCQFWHRNLGIKCRLHELANKRRISVTGASKLLANILYSYRGMGLSVGTMIAGWDETGPGLYYVDSEGGRLKGNRFSVGSGSPYAYGVLDSGYRYDMSIEEAGELARRSIYHATFRDGASGGVASVYYVGPNGWKKLTGDDVGELHYKYYPVTPSTVEQEMVEVTGA; this comes from the exons ATGAAGCTTGACACCAGTCGTTTTGAATCGGTTACTCCATTTGGAGCAAGCAGCGAGCTGGATGATGGGTTTTCAACGGCGCCTTCTTTTGAGCTTCCCGTTACTACTGAT TTTGACGGTTTCCAGAAGGAAGCTGTACAAATGGTGAAGCCGGCAAAGGGTACAACTACACTTGCTTTCATATTTAAGGATGGGATTATGGTTGCTGCTGATTCTCGAGCTAGCATGGGAGGATATATCT CATCACAATCGGTGAAAAAGATCATTGAAATCAATCCTTACATGCTTGGTACAATGGCTGGAGGAGCTGCTGACTGCCAATTTTGGCACAGAAATTTGGGTATTAAG TGCCGGCTACATGAATTGGCAAACAAGCGCAGAATTTCAGTAACAGGAGCGTCAAAGCTTTTGGCGAACATATTGTACTCCTACCGTGGGATGGGGCTTTCTGTTGGCACCATGATTGCTGGATGGGATGAAACG GGTCCTGGATTATATTATGTTGACAGTGAAGGAGGAAGACTGAAAGGAAATAGATTCTCTGTTGGCTCTGGTTCTCCATATGCTTATGGTGTTCTCGATAGTGG GTATCGGTATGATATGTCCATCGAAGAAGCTGGAGAGTTGGCTAGAAGATCTATTTATCATGCTACATTCCGAGATGGGGCCAGTGGTGGAGTTGCTAGCG TTTATTATGTCGGACCAAACGGATGGAAGAAGCTAACTGGTGATGATGTTGGAGAACTTCACTACAAATATTATCCAGTTACGCCCAGTACAGTGGAACAGGAAATGGTTGAAGTAACAGGGGCATGA